The following proteins are co-located in the Microcystis wesenbergii NRERC-220 genome:
- a CDS encoding manganese efflux pump MntP has protein sequence MFTSLELLTTSFVAVGLAADAVAVSLTSGLMIRHIHVNKALKIALFFGGFQAIMPMIGWGIGLTCRDFLASFDHWIAFIILGAIGSKMIYEAVQNDDEEKKFNPLDCYTLIGLAIATSIDALVVGLGLSMIKTPLLLACTVIGFITFALCFIAVFIGHKFGNLFSQKVEILGGLVLILIGGKILIEHLIA, from the coding sequence ATGTTTACTTCACTCGAACTTTTAACCACTTCCTTTGTTGCTGTGGGATTAGCCGCCGATGCCGTGGCCGTTTCTCTGACCAGTGGCCTGATGATTCGCCATATTCATGTTAATAAGGCTTTGAAAATTGCTTTGTTTTTTGGGGGATTTCAAGCGATTATGCCGATGATTGGTTGGGGTATCGGTCTAACCTGTCGCGATTTTCTTGCCTCTTTTGACCACTGGATCGCTTTTATTATTTTAGGGGCGATCGGCAGTAAAATGATCTACGAAGCTGTTCAAAATGATGACGAGGAAAAAAAATTTAATCCTCTAGATTGCTATACTTTAATCGGATTAGCGATCGCTACTAGCATTGATGCTTTAGTAGTTGGTTTGGGTTTATCGATGATTAAAACTCCCTTACTTTTAGCTTGCACTGTCATTGGTTTTATTACCTTTGCTTTATGTTTTATAGCTGTTTTTATCGGGCATAAATTCGGTAATTTATTTAGTCAAAAGGTGGAAATTCTCGGCGGTTTAGTTTTAATATTAATCGGCGGTAAAATCCTCATTGAACATTTAATCGCCTAG
- a CDS encoding aspartyl protease has translation MIEGRFGTKGQIYFDIDLVGDDGLILPTEVMLDTGFTEFLAINSQDADSLDWRFLRQNKLITAQGEAFFDIYLGRVIIDGQEYEIPVFAGEAIQEILLGSRWLKQFILVANYQQAQVTLG, from the coding sequence ATGATTGAAGGGAGATTTGGAACCAAAGGACAAATTTATTTTGATATCGATTTAGTTGGCGATGATGGATTGATTCTACCCACAGAAGTCATGCTGGATACGGGTTTTACCGAGTTTTTAGCCATAAATAGTCAAGATGCTGACAGTCTTGATTGGCGTTTTTTGCGACAAAATAAATTGATAACCGCTCAAGGAGAAGCATTTTTTGATATATATTTAGGCAGAGTAATAATTGATGGTCAAGAATACGAAATTCCCGTCTTTGCAGGGGAGGCAATTCAGGAGATTTTGTTAGGTTCGCGGTGGCTAAAACAATTTATCTTAGTAGCTAATTATCAACAAGCACAGGTGACATTAGGGTAA
- a CDS encoding DUF4926 domain-containing protein, with amino-acid sequence MKDIKLLDTVAILNSVPRERLTLVELDYEAVPSLPSGQVGTVVEVYEKGSRYQYLVEFSDSQGREYAMAILPGDELLVLHYELEAA; translated from the coding sequence ATGAAAGACATCAAACTCTTAGATACGGTTGCCATCCTCAACTCCGTCCCTCGGGAGCGATTGACTTTAGTTGAATTAGATTATGAAGCTGTCCCCAGCTTGCCAAGCGGACAGGTGGGAACAGTGGTTGAGGTGTATGAAAAAGGTTCGCGCTATCAATATTTAGTGGAATTTTCTGACAGTCAGGGGCGGGAATATGCGATGGCTATTCTGCCAGGCGATGAGCTTCTGGTCTTGCATTATGAACTGGAGGCGGCGTAA
- a CDS encoding cupin produces the protein MVPRTHKAEFPHKIAVAAEKVLEAEDIINFTPKAIHQVQAIG, from the coding sequence TTGGTTCCTCGGACTCATAAGGCTGAATTTCCCCATAAAATCGCAGTAGCGGCTGAAAAAGTCCTAGAAGCTGAGGATATTATCAATTTTACCCCAAAAGCAATCCATCAGGTGCAAGCGATCGGTTAG
- the queC gene encoding 7-cyano-7-deazaguanine synthase QueC, whose protein sequence is MTKKAIILLSGGLDSATTAAIALAAGYQLIALSFRYGQRHDRELAAAKKIANFLEIKEHHLIEVNLSLWGGSALTDQSIAIPQEGINPNIIPITYVPGRNTVFISIALSLAEAREAEAIYLGINAVDYSGYPDCRPQYLEAFQTLANLSSKAGLEGKAPQLIAPLVMDSKVDIVRRAVSLGVPIADTWSCYQGEVEPCGLCDSCRIRDQALIEAGYPELATSFLKQSGKGVR, encoded by the coding sequence ATGACAAAAAAGGCGATTATTTTACTTTCCGGGGGATTAGATTCAGCGACAACAGCAGCGATCGCTCTAGCGGCTGGTTATCAATTAATCGCCCTTTCCTTTCGTTATGGACAAAGACACGACCGGGAATTAGCGGCGGCGAAAAAAATTGCTAATTTCCTCGAAATTAAAGAACATCATCTGATCGAAGTCAATCTATCTTTGTGGGGAGGTTCCGCTTTAACCGATCAATCTATTGCTATTCCCCAAGAGGGAATTAACCCGAATATTATCCCGATTACCTATGTGCCGGGGAGAAATACAGTTTTTATTTCGATCGCTCTTTCTTTAGCAGAAGCAAGGGAAGCGGAGGCGATATATTTAGGAATTAATGCGGTGGATTATTCCGGTTATCCCGATTGTCGTCCCCAGTATTTAGAGGCCTTTCAAACTTTAGCTAATTTATCATCGAAAGCGGGTTTAGAAGGGAAAGCACCCCAATTAATTGCCCCTTTGGTGATGGATAGTAAGGTAGATATCGTCCGTCGTGCCGTTAGTTTAGGGGTTCCCATTGCTGATACTTGGTCTTGTTATCAAGGAGAAGTTGAACCCTGCGGTTTATGCGATTCCTGTCGCATCAGAGATCAGGCTTTAATTGAGGCCGGTTATCCCGAATTAGCTACTTCCTTCTTAAAACAGTCAGGAAAAGGAGTCCGATAG
- a CDS encoding branched-chain amino acid ABC transporter permease, with product MADFFNTYGFLIVSMIFGSILGISIYLPLMAGQLSLATPGFYALGGYVAAILSTKVFTNTGGNYPLALVFLEMLIAGIIAGILAIVLGIPVLRLRGIYLAIATIAWVEILRIIALNLEITGGAVGIFAIPQPFTTQLAYLWLALPLLLLTMLFLYRLENIKIGRAFNAIRADELAAAAMGINPTYHKVLSFTFGAVLAAVVGAVSAHFLNTWNSRQGTFDASIIFLAFVLIGGSRTFVGPVVGGIVLTALPEVLRALGGVNGLPIWLGNFLRDGRLIIFGILIVLGTIFYPQGLITPELIKKIIPFKRRSSLSQVDS from the coding sequence ATGGCTGATTTTTTTAACACCTATGGTTTTTTAATTGTTTCAATGATCTTTGGGTCCATCTTAGGCATTTCAATTTATCTGCCCTTAATGGCCGGTCAATTATCCTTAGCAACCCCCGGTTTTTACGCTTTAGGTGGTTATGTGGCCGCCATTCTTTCCACGAAAGTTTTTACTAATACCGGTGGCAATTATCCCCTGGCTTTGGTCTTTTTAGAAATGTTAATTGCTGGCATTATTGCGGGAATATTAGCCATAGTTTTAGGTATTCCTGTTCTCCGTTTGCGAGGGATTTATTTAGCTATTGCCACGATCGCCTGGGTAGAAATTTTGAGAATTATTGCCCTTAATCTCGAGATAACTGGCGGTGCGGTTGGTATTTTCGCCATTCCCCAACCCTTCACCACTCAATTAGCCTACCTTTGGCTGGCTTTGCCCCTCTTATTGCTAACTATGCTGTTTCTCTACCGGTTAGAAAACATCAAAATTGGTCGGGCATTTAATGCCATTCGTGCCGATGAATTGGCGGCCGCGGCCATGGGAATTAATCCCACCTATCACAAAGTTTTATCCTTCACTTTCGGGGCAGTTTTAGCGGCAGTTGTGGGAGCGGTAAGCGCCCATTTTCTCAATACTTGGAATTCCCGTCAAGGAACTTTTGATGCCAGTATTATTTTCCTGGCTTTTGTTTTAATTGGTGGTTCCAGAACTTTTGTCGGGCCCGTGGTGGGCGGCATTGTTTTAACTGCTTTGCCCGAAGTTTTACGCGCCCTCGGCGGCGTGAATGGTTTACCAATTTGGTTAGGGAATTTCTTGCGCGATGGTCGTTTGATTATTTTTGGAATTTTAATTGTTTTGGGAACAATTTTTTATCCTCAAGGCTTAATTACACCTGAATTAATCAAAAAAATAATTCCTTTTAAAAGACGTTCCTCTCTTAGTCAAGTTGATTCCTAG